The Xanthomonas sp. CFBP 8443 genome has a window encoding:
- a CDS encoding efflux RND transporter periplasmic adaptor subunit, translated as MSRFWKIALLIVAAVLVVGVGAHFLRGGTGQGEGRGGAGMAGDGDDAAPVPVTVVAASSQAVPIYATANGTVTALNTVTINPQVGGQLMSLNFREGQEVKKGDLLAQIDPRSLQASYDQAAASKRQNQALLATARSTFQRSDSPAYRQYVAKTDLDTQRNQVAQYEAAVSANDAAMRAAQVQLQYTRILSPIDGITGLRGVDVGNIVSTSSSIVTITQIHPIYVVFNLAERELQGLREAQAAGPLTVAALDRTDAHVIAGDGRVDVVDNQISSDTGTFKVRAEFPNGDNALWPGQFVNVRLTLRTLANGVVVPTQAVQRGPDGDYVYVVQGDNTVKMQTVKQGVEVGDSQVQLVQGLKAGERVVTEGQFRLKPGAKVTALKPGQAPPQPTEAELKAAEHKQQRKDGGGRRGGGPR; from the coding sequence ATGTCGCGTTTCTGGAAGATTGCGCTGCTGATCGTCGCAGCGGTGCTCGTCGTGGGCGTGGGCGCGCATTTCCTGCGCGGCGGCACTGGCCAGGGTGAGGGCCGGGGCGGGGCGGGCATGGCCGGCGATGGCGACGACGCCGCGCCGGTCCCGGTCACCGTGGTCGCCGCCAGCAGCCAGGCGGTGCCGATCTACGCCACCGCCAACGGCACGGTGACCGCGCTCAACACGGTCACCATCAACCCGCAGGTCGGCGGCCAGCTGATGAGCCTGAACTTCCGCGAGGGCCAGGAAGTGAAGAAGGGCGACCTGCTGGCGCAGATCGACCCGCGCTCGCTGCAGGCCAGCTACGACCAGGCCGCGGCGAGCAAGCGCCAGAACCAGGCGCTGCTGGCGACCGCCCGCTCCACCTTCCAGCGCTCCGATTCGCCGGCCTACCGCCAGTACGTGGCCAAGACCGACCTGGACACGCAGCGCAACCAGGTGGCGCAGTACGAGGCGGCGGTGTCCGCCAACGACGCGGCGATGCGCGCGGCGCAGGTGCAGCTGCAGTACACCCGCATCCTGTCCCCGATCGACGGCATCACCGGCCTGCGCGGCGTGGACGTGGGCAACATCGTCAGCACCAGCAGCAGCATCGTCACCATCACCCAGATCCATCCGATCTACGTGGTGTTCAACCTGGCCGAACGCGAGCTGCAGGGCCTGCGCGAGGCGCAGGCGGCCGGACCGTTGACGGTGGCGGCGCTGGACCGCACCGACGCGCACGTGATCGCCGGCGACGGCCGCGTCGACGTGGTCGACAACCAGATCAGCAGCGACACCGGCACCTTCAAGGTCCGCGCCGAGTTCCCCAATGGCGACAACGCGCTGTGGCCGGGCCAGTTCGTCAACGTGCGGCTGACCCTGCGCACGCTGGCCAACGGCGTGGTGGTGCCGACCCAGGCGGTGCAGCGCGGCCCGGACGGCGACTATGTGTACGTGGTGCAGGGCGACAACACGGTCAAGATGCAGACGGTCAAGCAGGGCGTGGAAGTGGGCGACAGCCAGGTGCAACTGGTGCAGGGCCTGAAGGCCGGCGAGCGGGTGGTCACCGAAGGCCAGTTCCGGCTCAAGCCGGGCGCCAAGGTCACCGCGCTGAAGCCGGGCCAGGCGCCGCCGCAGCCGACCGAGGCCGAGCTGAAGGCGGCCGAACACAAGCAGCAGCGCAAGGACGGCGGCGGCCGTCGCGGCGGCGGACCGCGCTGA
- a CDS encoding efflux RND transporter permease subunit — MGFSTIFIRRPIATTLLMAGVLLLGILGYRQLPVSALPEIDAPSLVVTTQYPGANASTMASLVTTPLERQLGQISGLQMMTSDSSAGLSTIILQFAMDRDIDIAAQDVQAAIRQSTLPSSLPYQPVYNRVNPADAAILTLKLSSDTLPLREVNNYADSILAQRLSQVPGVGLVSIAGNVRPAVRIQVNPAQLSNMGLTMEALRSALTETNVNAPKGSLNGKTQSYSIGTNDQLSSAADYRDTIISYTNGAPVRLSDVAQVVDGVENDQLAAWADGKPAVLLEVRRQPGANIVQTVEQIRAILPQLQAVLPSGVHLDVFSDRTETIRASVHEVKFTLILTIGLVVAVIFVFLRRLWATIIPSVAVPLSLAGTFAVMAFAGMSLDNLSLMALVVATGFVVDDAIVMIENIVRYIEQGKSGREAAEIGAKQIGFTVLSLTVSLVAVFLPLLLMPGVTGRLFHEFAWVLSIAVVISMLVSLTLTPMMCAYLLKPDALPEGEDAHERAAAAGKTTVWTRTVALYERTLDWVLGHQPLTLMIALATMVLTVVLYVVIPKGLLPEQDTGLITGVVQADQNVAFPQMQQRTQAVAEALRRDPAVTGVAAFIGAGSMNPTLNQGQLSIVLKTRGDRDSLDEVLPRLQKAVAGLPGVALYLKPVQDVTLDTRVAATEYQYSLSDVDSAELATQAARLTEALRKRPELADVDNNLANQGRALELTVDRDKASALGVPMQTIDDTLYDAFGQRQISTIFTQLNQYRVVLEVAPQFRTSTALLQQLAVASNGSGALTASNATNFGQTTSSNSSTATGIGNQNTGIAVGSGGTVPLSALAEAKLTTTPLVVSHQQQLPAVTVSFNLAPGYSLSQAVAAIEETNAQLQLPPQLHAEFIGKAAEFTGSQTDIVWLLLASVVLIYIVLGVLYESYIHPLTIISTLPPAGVGALLALMLCGLSLSVDGIVGIVLLIGIVKKNAIMMIDFAIDARREGANAHDAIRRACLLRFRPIMMTTAAAMLGALPLALGDGIGSELRRPLGIAIVGGLLLSQLVTLYTTPVIYLYMERASERLRAYRERRAVAAGQQA; from the coding sequence GTGGGCTTTTCGACGATCTTCATCCGCCGCCCGATCGCCACCACCTTGCTGATGGCCGGTGTGCTGCTGCTCGGCATCCTCGGCTACCGGCAGCTGCCGGTGTCGGCGCTGCCGGAGATCGACGCGCCCAGCCTGGTGGTGACCACCCAGTATCCCGGCGCCAACGCCAGCACCATGGCCTCGCTGGTGACCACGCCGCTGGAACGGCAGCTGGGGCAGATTTCCGGCCTGCAGATGATGACCTCCGACTCGTCGGCGGGCCTGTCCACGATCATCCTGCAGTTCGCGATGGACCGCGACATCGACATCGCCGCGCAGGACGTGCAGGCGGCGATCCGCCAATCCACCCTGCCCTCGTCGCTGCCCTACCAGCCGGTCTACAACCGGGTGAACCCGGCCGATGCGGCGATCCTGACCCTCAAGCTCAGTTCCGACACGCTGCCGCTGCGCGAGGTCAACAACTACGCCGACTCGATCCTGGCGCAGCGCCTGTCGCAGGTGCCGGGCGTGGGCCTGGTGTCGATCGCCGGCAACGTGCGCCCGGCGGTGCGCATCCAAGTCAACCCGGCGCAGCTGTCGAACATGGGCCTGACCATGGAGGCGCTGCGCAGCGCGCTGACCGAGACCAACGTCAACGCGCCGAAGGGCTCGCTCAACGGCAAGACCCAGTCCTACAGCATCGGCACCAACGACCAGCTGTCCAGCGCCGCCGACTACCGCGACACCATCATCAGCTACACGAACGGCGCGCCGGTGCGGCTGTCGGACGTGGCGCAGGTGGTGGACGGGGTGGAGAACGACCAGCTCGCCGCCTGGGCCGACGGCAAGCCGGCGGTGCTGCTGGAAGTGCGCCGCCAGCCCGGCGCCAACATCGTGCAGACGGTGGAGCAGATCCGCGCGATCCTGCCGCAGCTGCAGGCGGTGCTGCCCAGCGGCGTGCACCTGGACGTGTTCTCCGACCGCACCGAAACCATCCGCGCCTCGGTGCACGAGGTCAAGTTCACCCTGATCCTGACCATCGGCCTGGTGGTGGCGGTGATCTTCGTGTTCCTGCGCCGGTTGTGGGCCACGATCATCCCGTCGGTGGCGGTGCCGCTGTCGCTGGCCGGCACCTTCGCGGTGATGGCCTTCGCCGGCATGTCGCTGGACAACCTGTCGCTGATGGCGCTGGTGGTGGCCACCGGCTTCGTGGTCGACGATGCGATCGTGATGATCGAGAACATCGTGCGCTACATCGAACAGGGCAAGAGCGGACGCGAGGCGGCGGAGATCGGCGCCAAGCAGATCGGCTTCACCGTGCTGTCGCTGACCGTGTCGCTGGTGGCGGTGTTCCTGCCGCTGCTGCTGATGCCGGGCGTGACCGGGCGCCTGTTCCACGAGTTCGCCTGGGTGCTGTCGATCGCGGTGGTGATCTCGATGCTGGTGTCGCTGACGCTGACGCCGATGATGTGCGCCTACCTGCTCAAGCCCGACGCGCTGCCCGAAGGCGAGGACGCGCACGAGCGCGCGGCCGCGGCCGGCAAGACCACCGTGTGGACGCGCACCGTGGCGCTGTACGAGCGCACCCTGGACTGGGTGCTCGGGCACCAGCCGCTGACCCTGATGATCGCGCTGGCGACGATGGTGCTGACCGTGGTGCTGTACGTGGTGATCCCCAAGGGCCTGCTGCCCGAGCAGGACACCGGGCTGATCACCGGCGTGGTCCAGGCCGACCAGAACGTGGCCTTCCCGCAGATGCAGCAGCGCACCCAGGCGGTGGCCGAGGCGCTGCGCCGCGATCCGGCGGTGACCGGCGTGGCCGCGTTCATCGGCGCCGGCTCGATGAACCCCACCCTCAACCAGGGCCAGCTGAGCATCGTGCTGAAGACCCGCGGCGACCGCGACAGCCTGGACGAGGTGCTGCCGCGGCTGCAGAAAGCCGTGGCCGGACTGCCGGGCGTGGCGCTGTACCTGAAGCCGGTGCAGGACGTGACCCTGGACACGCGCGTGGCCGCGACCGAATACCAGTATTCGCTGTCGGACGTGGACAGCGCCGAGCTGGCGACCCAGGCCGCGCGCCTGACCGAGGCGCTGCGCAAGCGTCCGGAACTGGCCGACGTGGACAACAACCTGGCCAACCAGGGCCGCGCGCTGGAACTGACCGTGGACCGGGACAAGGCCAGCGCGCTCGGCGTGCCGATGCAGACCATCGACGACACCTTGTACGACGCCTTCGGCCAGCGCCAGATCTCCACCATCTTCACCCAGCTCAACCAGTACCGCGTGGTGCTGGAAGTGGCGCCGCAGTTCCGCACCAGCACCGCACTGCTGCAGCAGCTGGCGGTGGCCAGCAACGGCAGCGGCGCGCTGACCGCCAGCAACGCCACCAACTTCGGCCAGACCACCTCCAGCAACTCGTCCACCGCCACCGGCATCGGCAACCAGAACACCGGCATCGCCGTCGGCAGCGGCGGCACCGTGCCGCTGTCCGCGCTGGCCGAGGCCAAGCTCACCACCACACCGCTGGTGGTCAGCCACCAACAGCAGCTGCCGGCGGTGACGGTGTCGTTCAACCTGGCGCCGGGCTACTCGCTGTCGCAGGCGGTGGCGGCGATCGAAGAGACCAATGCGCAGCTGCAGCTGCCGCCGCAGCTGCATGCCGAGTTCATCGGCAAGGCCGCCGAATTCACCGGCAGCCAGACCGACATCGTGTGGCTGCTGCTGGCCTCGGTGGTGCTGATCTACATCGTGCTCGGCGTGCTCTACGAGAGCTACATCCATCCGCTGACCATCATCTCCACGCTGCCGCCGGCCGGCGTCGGCGCGTTGCTGGCGCTGATGCTGTGCGGGCTGAGCCTGTCGGTGGACGGCATCGTCGGCATCGTGCTGCTGATCGGCATCGTCAAGAAGAACGCGATCATGATGATCGACTTCGCGATCGACGCGCGCCGCGAAGGCGCCAACGCGCACGACGCGATCCGCCGCGCCTGCCTGCTGCGCTTCCGCCCGATCATGATGACCACCGCCGCGGCGATGCTGGGCGCGCTGCCGCTGGCGCTGGGCGACGGCATCGGCTCGGAACTGAGGCGCCCGCTGGGCATCGCCATCGTCGGCGGCCTGCTGCTGTCGCAGCTGGTCACGCTGTACACCACACCGGTGATCTACCTGTACATGGAGCGCGCATCGGAGCGGCTGCGGGCGTATCGGGAGCGGCGGGCGGTGGCGGCGGGGCAGCAGGCATGA